The following DNA comes from Hordeum vulgare subsp. vulgare chromosome 3H, MorexV3_pseudomolecules_assembly, whole genome shotgun sequence.
tatagattcatttattttattgtatatgTAGTTCTtcgacaaaaaaaattaaaagacaTACATATATACGTATTTAGGAAGGAAGGGAGTATAAATGAATTTGCTTTTCTGCTCCCGCTCTCCGGCGACGCGACAGTTGGCCGTCTCTCCCGTTTCCgatgataatcaaaaccccatGCCGGCGTGTCCTCCCCCACTTCTCCACGCACAGCCCAATGCCAAGTCCGCGCAAAAGTGAGACCACGCACGCGCACGCCAGGCAAGCCACGTCACGAGGCATGCGACCGCTGCCACGTGGGGCCGCCGATCCTGGAGCCAACGTGGCAGCAGCAAGTTAGGTCCATGGTCAACATGACAGGGAACATCCACCCACCCACCCCCTCCTACCCACCTTCCCCTGCCTTCCCTCCGGCTCTCATCAGCCGTCTCCTTCCTCGGCTCCTCCTGTTCGAACTTGGCTTCCTCCAGCGAGAGAGCCCACCCAGCCGCCGGTCCCGAGGACAGGTCACTCACCACCCCACCACCAGCTGGTTCTCAGCGAGTCATCCGCTCCGGCGATCGCCGGAGAGCCAGAGCCCGTCGGCGGGACCCGGTGAGTTCCCGATCCCGGCCCCTGGTGCGGGGAAATTCCGAATCAAGCACCGGGAAACATTGGATCTGGTCTGATTCCTCCGAGCTCCTGGGTTGGGGCAGGCACGCACGCTGCGAGCTTGGCTTTGCGGTGGACTGGTTCGAACCGGCTCGCAGATCGCGGCCGGGGAGGTGTGGAATGGGAGATCGGGGGCCGGCCGCGGTGGCGAGATGGTGACCGCGAGCTTCAGCCGGAGCACGTCGGCGCGGCTCACAGCGAGGGGCGGCGTAGGGAGCCCCCGGGTCTCGTCGTCCGCGCACCGCAAGTGGTGGGGGTCACCGTCTTTTGAGAGCACCGTCGCCCTGGCCCTTTGCCTGGCCTCCGTCGCGCTCGTGCTCTCCTGCGGCCTATACCTCTATGTCTCCCGGTACCTGGGCCAGGGCCAGGGCCAGGACCGCGCGGTGGCCGAGTTCGCCGGCGACAATCTGGACTCCTGCAACGTGTTCGACGGAAGCTGGGTGCGGGATGAGAGGTACCCCCTGTACAACAGCTCCGAGTGCCCGTTTGCGGAGAGGGGGTTCAACTGCCTCGCCAATGGCAGGAGGAGCACCGAGTACCTCAAGTGGCGGTGGAAGCCGCGGCGATGCGACATGCCGCGCTTCAGTGCCCGGAGCGTGCTGGAGTGGCTCAGAGGGAAGAGGGTTGTGTTTGTGGGGGATTCGATGAGCCGAACACAGTGGGAGTCCTTCATCTGCATGCTCATGACAGGGGTGGACGATCCCAACAAGGTCTACGAGGTGAATGGCAACCAGATCTCGAAGACGATCCGATTTTTAGGAGTGAGATTCGAGTCATTCAACCTCAGTGTGGAGTTCTTTCGGTCGGTGTTCCTTGTACAGCAGACCCCTGCCCCTCCTGTCCATGTGACAAAAAGGGTCCGCGCAATTCTCAAGCTCGATAAGATGGATGATATTAGCAGGAAATGGGCGAATGCCGACGTGCTTATTTTCAATTCAGGGCATTGGTGGACTCCCAGCAAATTATTTGACATGTGAGTGTTCTTGCTTTAATTGTTAGCATGCTTTGTTTGTGGGTAATTGTTTAGGGATTATAATCACAATCTTGCTGATTTGCAGTTATCTGATCTTATATTCTGGTTTAGTATATCTGTTTTCGAAACAAAAACGCTAGACTTACAGACAAACCAACCTTTGCAGTTAtctgtttttatattttggtTAAGTATACCTGTTTTTCAAAATAAATCCTTAATAACTGATAGTTTGTGTATATCAGTGTACGCCAAGCAGGCACCAGAGTGTTCCTTTGGAAGGAATCAATGACCAGGACTGATTGTAGCAAAACTTCCGAGGGTCACAAATAAACAAAAACAAATCACCAGATTGTATTATTGCAAATTTAATTTCGTACCATTTCTAGTTACCAGATTGTACTGCAAAGCTAACTCCTTACCATTTCTAGTTATTTCTTGAGGTCAAAGCAACAATAAAGGGTGTTAGGTTCTTATGCCACAACTTAGTGATGCTGATATTAATAAATTGTAGGCCTCACCTGAGGAAGGGTGGTGGTTAGGCACTACTCAGTACGGGAGTATGCTTTGATGATGCTAAGTTTCATGCATCCATACCAGATTATTTCCTTTTTTGGTATAAAAAATAGGCTCTGTTTTTCATGTTTATAAGATATCGCCACAATTGTAAAGGTTGTGGTAAAAATTGGTAAGCCTGCTATGACTGGCAAAAAATGATGCTAAGTACGGCAgtatgttttgatgatgctaactttcatgcatttactatttgTTGGAGTTAAAATCTAACAAACATGGCAAAAATTGGGCGTAAATTGTAAATGCCATAGAAACTTTACTGCCTGATCTTAATATGTGATGGAATTTTTTATTATTGAACAAATTTGATTATTTTTTTGGCGGGGGTTGTTAATTATCAAGTTGTAACCTTTCTTTCATAAATCTTAGAGATTATAGCTTTGTCTTTACAACAGGGGTTGTTATTTTGAGGCTGGAGGCTTGCTTAAACTTGGAACGTCAGTTAATTCTGCTTTCAAAATGGCACTGGAAACATGGGCTTCATGGGTCAAGGAAAAAGTGGATTTAAAACGAACACGTGTCTTCTTCCGGACATATGAACCTTCTCATTGGAGGTTAGTTTCTCATATACACTGAATTTCTTTCTTCACTACTTCATTATAATACTAGCCACAATTTGAACAGAAGGTGTCATCCCGCTATGATTGTGGAGTACAGACATCATGCAAAATATCAGTGAAAAATATAGAGTaattttttcttcttattattttcagtGGCTTGAACCAAAAAGTATGCGAAGTAACAGAAAGACCTACAACTGAGGCCATAGGAGCTGACAGGAGTGAATTTAGGGATATACttgctgatgttgttgcgaaCATGAGCGTTCCTGTCACTATACTGAATGTGACTTTGATGGGGGCCTTCAGGAGTGATGCGCATATTGGTATTTGGAGTCACCCTTCTACCATACTTGATTGCAGCCATTGGTGTCTTCCCGGAGTTCCAGATGCTTGGAATGAGCTAATATTTTCTCACCTTTTGACGGATGGTGAGTTCCTTATTTATGATGACATTCTCTCCTGATGTTATTAATAATAACAAAGTACTCCctatgtaaactaatataagagtgtttagataactaaaatagtgatctaaacactcttatattagtttacggagggagtacagtactaggaaaaaaataaaatattgtTTGTGTTATATGATGTTCTGCTTGCAAAGCAACTTGGAATTTTTTGAACCTTTTATATACACCATGCATAGATAGTTgtatatattactccctccgtaaacaaatataagagcatttagatcactattttagttatctaaacactcttatattagtttacagagggagtattcgGTAGCGGTGCCGTCAACCTGAGCTTTACAACTGTGTAGGGTCAAAATAGAATAGAGAGCAATAGCTGATACTCACCTGTACAGCATGAATGAATTCGTCATACATATGCTTAAGCACTCAAGTAACTCGTTACTAAGTTAACCGGAATAATTCTCGGATGTGGAACAGAAATGTAGATCTAAAGAATATGGTACAGAAAGCGAAAACCAATTTAAAGCTGATTCCAGAAATTCTCATTTCATAAACATAGGTTGCGGTGCTTCCGACTCACTCCCTCCGCAAACTAATAAAAGAGcgcttagatcactaaagtagtgatctaagcgctcttatattagtttacagagggagtagtttgcAAGTATTTATGCCCTTTAACTTGATGACTTGCTCATTCAGGAGTTGAATAACGGCTTCTGACACCGAGTCATGTCCAATTCCGCAGGTTGGCGAAAGCTGGCCGACTGACTGTTTGACATTGTGCGCTCAACCTTCTTGTTTTTCTGGTCGAGTATCATGCTGCTTCTTGCATTTTTATGCGCTGCAAAAAGGAGCGAAGGCATGAAGCCTCAGCAGACAGCAGTACGTGTACAAGTTGCTCCATTCCGCATCCTTTCTTCGGTTAGCTCGAGTAAGAATTGCATATCCCCTGTCATATAGAGTAGATACTAGGTTGTTGTCTGTTTTTGCGTTTTATTAGTCTTTTTGGACATACAAAACATCACAGTTTGTAACCTGCATGCACAAACCGATGGAAtgcaattttggaaattcatctctCCCGCACGAAAACGGTCTCCCGTCGTTTGTTTATTTATCCGTTGTCGCATTGAACAAAGTGGCTCTGCTCTTCTGTGAGTGCTATATGGGCGCAAAAATCTGATGAGTGCAATCGTGGAAATTCATTTCTAATCGCATCGCTGTCTGAGTGTCTGGCCACTTCACACGGTTCTGGCCGGCTGGGTGCCGACCTCACTTTCTTCACGTTTGTTGGTTTTCCATGATGAAAATGAGATGATGCAAGGGGCTGTAGTATGCATGCCTGCCTGCCCGGCGTGGCGATCCATCCGTGTGTTTTTCCTGACCGTCTGCTATGATGCCGCTTGCCATCAACGAGAGGCAAAAGTATACTCGAGAGGAAAGCGTCCTGACGCGCACCGTTCTGCGATTTCAAGTGCCCCTGGACCTAAACCCTTGTGGCTGCCTGCGAGGAAAAAGTGTCCCTGGTGCTGGTGGCCTGGGAGATTTAATGCGGCGGCGACGCCCATCGGACCACACGAGTTAGAGGTGGCGGCACTAACGGGGGTGAGGTTTGTTGGGGGAGATTGCACGCGTGGAACAACAACAAACTTTGCTTAGAGTGCACTGCTAGTTGGATCCAGAAGGAAAAAAAATACTTGGGCGCCATcaagaattttatttgtttttgagttTCTGTAAGGGTGTTTTTGTAAGTATTTGTGCTATTTAGAGCAACTTTAGCAGACCCTTATATCTCTtcgacccgcaaaataaccgtcaTTTTACAGTTTTGCATTGAAAAAGTGTCTCGAACAGACCCCGTTTCGCATTGAAAAAGTGTCTCGAACAGACCCCGTAAACGTGGATGACCCTTAATTTTTTTAAGGGTTGCGATAAAATTGCCCCTTCGATCCACGGATACGcagtttaccccccccccccctcccgcccCCGCCCCGTCGGTGCCCTGTATCTCGCGAAAGaggttggcgggagggacattttaGCCTGTGTTTGTTCTCCTTTTCACCCCGCAGCCTCCCGGCACCACCGCCGTCTGCGATTTTTTTTGAGAAACACGCGAGATACACGGCGCCACCCCACCACTTGCCCTCTGATTTCGGTCATATCCACCGTCGGAATCATGCCATCGGACCACTCCAGACCCTGATCCACCGCgtcacctcccccccccccatccGTCGAGCCGCGCCGACCCGGGTCGACCGCCCAGTCATCATTGGCCCACTTTTGCCTCAGATTCACGAGTTTGCGACCGCCCTGGCCCGTCGTCGGTTAGTCCTTTCGTGCCCTTTTCTAGTTCGATGTAGCGGCCGATTTGGCGAAGAAAATCCGTTCATGCGAGCTCGGATGTGTCATTTTTGTAGATGGATTTGAGCCCTTGCGAGGAGTTTTTGCTCGGCATAACGAGAGACGTCCGAGCCGACGTGTGTCACCTGCCGCCATTGTACTAGGTTGGACGATGGATGAAAAGAGGTCCAGTGCCTCAATTTATAGGCACACATGAAAAATGTGATGGCGGAAAAATAGGTCGGGAACGGACGAAGTTTTAGGCGGGAAAATACACAACAATAAGTGTCAGCACAATGTCAAGCGTTGCGTGGCAATCAACAAAGTTTGTCGGCTGTGATGATTATGTGCGCGTGCCAATCAACAAAATTTGTCGGGTGGCAGCAGCGCCACATGCCACCTCGCCCGATGGCGGTAGGGCCCACATGCCCATTTTTTGTTTCGTCACCGCTCGGGCGCGGACAAAAATCCTGTGGCGGGTGGCTGGCCACCTCGCCATGTGGAGGCAGGGGCTACCGTGCGGTCTTGTGCCACCACGTAGGTGCTCGTCTTTTTTGCCAATCTGACTCACATGTGGTTTCTTGTGTCGATTGCGTTTGACAGGTGGTCCTTTTACCGAAAAAGGGTTTTTCCCCGATTTGTATACAAAGCAACCAACACCGTACATAGATCATTGCTAGGGCGAACAGCACATCAATcccaaaaacaaaagagaaacaaaTGCCAACAGCGTTAGCTCGACAAAGAGCGGAAGATCCGCCACCGCTGTGCCTTCTAGAGACAAACCACCACAACCCGAGGCTCCGAACCGCCGCGTGCCAAGCAGCACCTCCAACAAGGGATGCGATGTCGACGCTGCTGCCCGGACGAGTCTAGGGTTTCGCCCGACACGTGGAAGAAGATAGGGGACggctactgttggaaatatgccctagaggcaataataaaatggttattatcatatttccttgttcatgataatcgtctattgttcatgctataattgtattaacaggaaacaataatgcatgtgtgaataaatagatcacaatgtgtccctagcaagcctctagttagctagctcgttagtcaatagatgatcatggtttcctgatcatgggcattagatgtcattgatgacgggataacatcattggagaatgatgtgatggacaagacccaatcctaagcatagcactagatcgtattgttcgtatgctaaagtttttctaatgtcaagtgtcttttcctttgaccgtgagattgtgcaactcccggataccgtaggagtgttttgggtgtatcaaacgtcacaacgtaactgggtgactataaaggtgcactacgggtatctctgaaagtgtctgttgggttggtacgaatggagatcgggatttgtcactccgtgtgacggagaggtatctctgggcccactcgatagaacatcatcatgagctcaatgtgactaaggagttagtcacacgatgatgtgctacggaacgagtaaagagacttaccggtaacgagattgaacaaggtataggtataccgacgttcgaatctcgggcaagttctataccgacagacaaagggaatcgtatacgggattgattgaatccttgacatcgtggttcatccgatgagatcatcgtggagcaagtgggagccaccatgggtatccagaccccgctgattgttattggccggagaggcgtctcggtcatgtgtgcctgtctcccgaacccgtagggtctacaaacttaaggttcgatgacgctagggttatatggaattgttatacgaggttaccgaaagttgttcggagtcccggatgagatcccggacgtcacgaggagctccagaatggtccggaggtaaagattgatatataggacggatggttttgaacaccggaagtgtttcgggcgtcaccggtaacgtaccgggaccaccggaggtggccccgggggtccactgaaggggggcaacgaccccaaaagactagatgggcctagtgcgggagggaaccagcccctaggtgggttggtgcgcctcccacacccagcccaatgcgcaagtggtggggagagggggcaaccctaggcacaggtgggccttaggcccaccaggtggtgcgccaccccctcccaccctagccgccacccccctttcccatctggtggttgccgcaccacctaggggggaaccctatgggtggcacccccctccccctcctcctataaatagagaggggttttggcccttgggagacagacttctccctctccctcggcgcagccatgcccttcttcctcctcctctctgccgggagacctcgtctctccatcgacaccacgccgtcgtgttgctggagttcttccccaacctctccctcctccttgctgtatcaaggagcaggagacgtcaccaggctgcacgtgtgttgaatgcggaggtgccgtagttcggcactagatcggaatcgctgcgagtacgactccatcaaccgcgttctagcaaggcttccgcttagcgatcttcaaaggtatgaagatgctcttacccctctctcgttgctggtctctccataggaagatctgaatatgtgtaggaaaattttgaatttatgctacgctacccaacagtggcatccgagccaggttttctatgcgtagattctatgcacgagtagaacacaaaagttgtgggcgatgatttgtcaatttgcttgccgctactagtcttattcttttccggcggtattgtgggatgaagcagcccggaccgactttacacgtacacttacgtgagactggttccactgacagacatgcacaccgtgcataaaggtggctagcgggtgtctatctctcctactctagtcggattggatttgatgaaaagggtccttatgaagggtaaatagctttggcatatcatcgttgtggctgtcacataggtaagaaggcattcttgctacaaacccaaatcagccacgtaaaaacttgcaacaacaattagaggacgtctaacttggtttttgcagggtttgacatgtgatgtgatatggccaaagttgtgatgttgcatgtatgatgtatgagatgatcatgttattgtaataggtttcatgacttgcatgtcgatgagtatgacaaccggcaggagccataggagttgtcttaatttattgtatgagatgcaacgccatgtgcttactacttttacttcattgctaacggttagctatagtagtagtgatagtagtagttggcgtgacgacttcacggagacacgatgatggagatcatggtgtcactccggtgacgatgatgatcatgcgatgcctgaagatggagatcgaaagggcgaagatgataatggctatatcatgtcactatatgattgcattgtgatgtttatcatgtttttcatcttattgcttagaacgacggtagcataataagatgatccctcttaaaatttcgagaacgtattcccctaagtgtgcaccgttgcgaaggatcgttgtctcgaagcaccacgtgatgatcgggtgtgatagattctaacgttcgcatacaacgagtgtaagccagatttacacacgcgaaacacctaggttgactcaacgagcttagcatgtacagacatgacctcgaatacaagagaccgaaaggtttaacatgagtcgtatggttgaatacgatcagcatgaagttgctcaccatggtgactagtccgtctcacgtgatgatcggacacgggttagtcaaaatggatcatgtatcacttagatgactagagggatgtcgatttaagtgggagttcatacttaatttgattaaatgaacttaattgtcatgaacccagtctaaaagttgtctttataaatattgtagatggccaacgtcaacctcaatttcaacgcattcctagagaaaaacaagctgaaagatgatggtagcaactatgcggactgggttcgcaacttgaagctcatccttgaagcagctaaaaaggcttatgtccttgatgcgccgctaggtgaccctcccgctcccgcagcagcccaggacattctgaacgtctagcaaacacggagtgatgactactctctggttaggtgtggcatgttatacagtttagaaacggggctccaaaggcgttttgagcaacacggggcatatgagatgttccaggagctgaagctagtttttcaagctcatgcccgtgtcgagagata
Coding sequences within:
- the LOC123445138 gene encoding protein trichome berefringence-like 7 isoform X2; the encoded protein is MVTASFSRSTSARLTARGGVGSPRVSSSAHRKWWGSPSFESTVALALCLASVALVLSCGLYLYVSRYLGQGQGQDRAVAEFAGDNLDSCNVFDGSWVRDERYPLYNSSECPFAERGFNCLANGRRSTEYLKWRWKPRRCDMPRFSARSVLEWLRGKRVVFVGDSMSRTQWESFICMLMTGVDDPNKVYEVNGNQISKTIRFLGVRFESFNLSVEFFRSVFLVQQTPAPPVHVTKRVRAILKLDKMDDISRKWANADVLIFNSGHWWTPSKLFDMGCYFEAGGLLKLGTSVNSAFKMALETWASWVKEKVDLKRTRVFFRTYEPSHWSGLNQKVCEVTERPTTEAIGADRSEFRDILADVVANMSVPVTILNVTLMGAFRSDAHIGIWSHPSTILDCSHWCLPGVPDAWNELIFSHLLTDGVE
- the LOC123445138 gene encoding protein trichome berefringence-like 7 isoform X1; the encoded protein is MVTASFSRSTSARLTARGGVGSPRVSSSAHRKWWGSPSFESTVALALCLASVALVLSCGLYLYVSRYLGQGQGQDRAVAEFAGDNLDSCNVFDGSWVRDERYPLYNSSECPFAERGFNCLANGRRSTEYLKWRWKPRRCDMPRFSARSVLEWLRGKRVVFVGDSMSRTQWESFICMLMTGVDDPNKVYEVNGNQISKTIRFLGVRFESFNLSVEFFRSVFLVQQTPAPPVHVTKRVRAILKLDKMDDISRKWANADVLIFNSGHWWTPSKLFDMGCYFEAGGLLKLGTSVNSAFKMALETWASWVKEKVDLKRTRVFFRTYEPSHWSGLNQKVCEVTERPTTEAIGADRSEFRDILADVVANMSVPVTILNVTLMGAFRSDAHIGIWSHPSTILDCSHWCLPGVPDAWNELIFSHLLTDGWRKLAD